A stretch of the Luteimonas sp. JM171 genome encodes the following:
- a CDS encoding DUF2894 domain-containing protein: MADAGTLAGLVARLDEGARERQAALEALAFGVADYPQLGAVQDFRRLHARVRSRAQLRETLRPPPADAGPLNSASLTHRALALMRETSPGYLQHFMAYLDALSWLEQLQAGPPAQRRAPRRASTRKSKRGR, from the coding sequence ATGGCTGATGCCGGCACGCTTGCCGGGCTGGTGGCGCGTCTGGACGAGGGCGCGCGCGAACGCCAGGCCGCCCTGGAGGCGCTGGCGTTTGGCGTGGCCGACTACCCGCAGCTTGGCGCGGTGCAGGATTTCCGTCGCCTGCACGCACGCGTGCGCTCCCGCGCGCAGCTGCGCGAAACGCTCAGGCCGCCTCCCGCCGACGCCGGTCCGCTCAACTCCGCCAGCCTCACCCACCGCGCGCTGGCGCTGATGCGCGAAACCTCGCCCGGCTACCTGCAGCACTTCATGGCCTACCTCGACGCGCTGTCGTGGCTGGAGCAGCTGCAGGCGGGCCCGCCGGCCCAGCGCCGCGCGCCCAGGCGGGCATCCACGCGAAAGTCGAAGCGGGGCCGATAG
- a CDS encoding DUF1176 domain-containing protein has product MTLLRRNTRRLAVVAAAVGLATGPAVAGTLTPGPSFSHHDWELACDNTGTCRAVGYPPDTGGYGAALLLTRPAGPRAPVSGRLMVQRHDLDDVPERLRLFIDGEDLGEVSIGGRDDARLIPAQVEALLRALVKDTVIVAIDEAQGRHLHVSDAGAAAVLLKMDEAQGRLDTPGALVRRGGRSEATVPAARPVPVVRIPALEPTRPGDAAVGEDPALRMALAASAGDHCDLINTEETHGTPVSIERLDDRHLLASTLCWRGAYNEGHGYWVIRDSAPYAPRLVTDSGSGHADGVIHSGHKGRGLGDCWSSASWAWNGNGFVAAGESTTGMCRLMAPGGAWTLPTLVTGLRPATP; this is encoded by the coding sequence ATGACGCTGCTTCGCAGGAACACGCGCCGCCTGGCAGTGGTTGCGGCTGCGGTCGGCCTGGCCACGGGACCCGCCGTCGCCGGCACGCTGACGCCCGGGCCCTCGTTTTCCCACCACGACTGGGAGCTGGCCTGCGACAACACCGGTACCTGCCGCGCGGTGGGCTATCCACCGGACACGGGCGGTTACGGCGCCGCGCTGCTGCTGACCCGGCCCGCGGGGCCACGCGCACCGGTAAGCGGGCGGCTGATGGTCCAACGCCATGACCTGGACGACGTGCCGGAACGGCTGCGGCTCTTCATCGACGGCGAGGACCTGGGCGAAGTGTCAATCGGCGGCCGCGACGACGCCCGGCTCATCCCGGCACAAGTGGAAGCCCTGCTGCGCGCCCTGGTGAAGGACACCGTGATCGTCGCCATCGACGAAGCCCAGGGCCGGCACCTGCACGTCTCGGACGCCGGTGCAGCGGCGGTGCTGCTGAAGATGGATGAAGCGCAGGGGCGGCTCGACACGCCCGGCGCGCTGGTGCGCCGCGGCGGCCGCAGCGAAGCCACGGTCCCTGCGGCGCGGCCGGTGCCGGTGGTGCGCATTCCGGCGCTGGAACCCACCCGGCCCGGGGATGCGGCGGTGGGCGAAGACCCGGCGCTGCGCATGGCGCTGGCCGCCAGCGCTGGCGACCACTGCGACCTGATCAATACCGAAGAAACGCACGGCACGCCGGTCAGCATCGAGCGCCTGGACGACCGCCACCTGCTCGCATCAACCCTGTGCTGGCGCGGCGCCTACAACGAGGGCCACGGCTACTGGGTGATCCGCGACAGCGCGCCCTACGCGCCCCGGCTGGTGACCGATTCAGGCAGCGGGCATGCCGATGGCGTGATCCATTCCGGGCACAAGGGGCGGGGCCTGGGCGATTGCTGGTCGTCCGCCTCCTGGGCCTGGAACGGCAACGGGTTCGTGGCCGCGGGCGAGTCGACGACCGGGATGTGCCGGCTGATGGCCCCGGGCGGGGCGTGGACGCTGCCCACCCTGGTGACCGGGCTGCGCCCGGCCACGCCCTGA
- a CDS encoding LysM peptidoglycan-binding domain-containing protein: MSPTRKDPEDLTLNPGNRETHGERKADFSKVTGGMGSTAKPAGPETGRSHTVEKGDTLSAISKQYYGSANRWEEIFNANRDQLDDPDLIQPGQVLRIP, encoded by the coding sequence ATGAGCCCCACCCGCAAGGATCCCGAGGACCTCACGCTCAACCCCGGCAACAGGGAAACGCACGGTGAGCGCAAGGCCGACTTCAGCAAGGTCACCGGCGGCATGGGCAGTACCGCCAAGCCGGCCGGGCCTGAGACCGGGCGCAGCCACACGGTGGAAAAGGGCGACACACTGTCGGCGATTTCAAAGCAGTATTACGGCAGCGCCAATCGCTGGGAGGAAATCTTCAACGCCAACCGCGACCAGCTCGATGACCCGGACCTGATCCAGCCCGGACAGGTCCTCCGGATTCCCTGA
- a CDS encoding alpha/beta fold hydrolase, producing the protein MTLPPRLLVACVLLPLLGGCAILREFQPSVAIEPMSPGEYIALQRGDILTTGSLSAQTAQAIRVSGLDQDGCAQASLDCVQAMATAPGLDTERQLSSLAELWLQHALGLESEDQAPARLQALMETARHAWAYLFFTGRAPGERAFEDRQTQVRDWYNYAVQEASTQLFEDSAEAGPVLAEDGVPLRRSVQRAGWTFHVDLDQVRIPEQAGPPRELLPAASLSFSGLRSIWRRDGFGAELVAVLEGVERQATPATADRDAAAAGDEARRRRGRAPRPTAWSEMPSPGITVLFRFDEEDLAGVMDTREVRVEVHDPYSSDRITLHGHDVPLAANFTAGYGLWLARSGFNRESLRTLFGREDGIDRPHLYLMQPWDPERRIILMLHGLASSPEAWVNVANEIQGDGTLRRNFQIWQVYYPTNVPVVLNHAAIRGLVEDALDHFDPGRTAPASHDIVLVGHSMGGLISRLLVSRADGELWEWFQAGRDLSPQQERRIRDRLGPMLRFEPFEGIGRAVFIATPHRGTEVAGNTLGRWVSRLIRLPLTLVEELGEALTAVASAHAADGSGGRPPTSIDNLDRDDPFVRAAADLPIAPGLPYHSIIARRDPAVPLEESDDGLVPYRSAHLPGAASEKVITSGHSVQETAQAIIELRRILHQDLSQHAARRPASPGARGASADPGA; encoded by the coding sequence ATGACCCTTCCGCCGCGATTGCTGGTTGCCTGCGTGCTGCTCCCGCTGCTGGGCGGCTGCGCGATCCTGCGCGAATTCCAGCCGTCGGTCGCCATCGAGCCCATGTCCCCGGGCGAATACATCGCCCTGCAGCGCGGCGACATCCTTACCACCGGCAGTCTGAGCGCCCAGACCGCTCAGGCCATCCGGGTCTCCGGGCTCGACCAGGACGGCTGCGCCCAGGCCTCGCTGGACTGCGTGCAGGCCATGGCCACCGCGCCGGGCCTGGACACGGAGCGCCAGCTCTCGAGCCTGGCCGAACTGTGGCTGCAGCACGCGCTCGGGCTGGAGAGCGAAGACCAGGCACCCGCGCGCCTGCAGGCGCTGATGGAGACCGCCCGCCACGCCTGGGCCTACCTCTTCTTCACCGGTCGCGCACCGGGCGAGCGGGCCTTCGAGGATCGCCAGACGCAGGTCCGCGACTGGTACAACTACGCCGTCCAGGAGGCTTCGACGCAGCTGTTCGAGGACAGCGCCGAAGCCGGGCCGGTGCTGGCGGAAGACGGCGTCCCGCTGCGCCGCAGCGTGCAGCGTGCCGGCTGGACCTTCCACGTGGACCTGGACCAGGTACGCATTCCCGAGCAGGCCGGCCCGCCGCGCGAACTGCTGCCGGCCGCGTCGCTGTCGTTCAGCGGCCTGCGCAGCATCTGGCGCCGCGACGGGTTCGGCGCCGAGCTGGTGGCGGTGCTGGAGGGGGTCGAGCGGCAGGCGACACCCGCAACCGCGGACAGGGACGCAGCGGCCGCGGGGGACGAGGCCCGGCGCCGGCGTGGCCGCGCGCCGCGCCCGACCGCCTGGAGCGAGATGCCTTCGCCCGGCATCACCGTGCTGTTCCGCTTCGACGAGGAGGACCTGGCCGGGGTGATGGACACCCGCGAGGTGCGGGTGGAGGTGCACGACCCGTATTCCAGCGACCGGATCACGCTGCACGGCCACGACGTGCCGCTTGCCGCCAACTTCACCGCCGGCTACGGGCTGTGGCTGGCGCGCTCGGGCTTCAACCGCGAATCACTGCGCACCCTGTTTGGCCGCGAGGACGGCATCGACCGCCCGCACCTGTACCTGATGCAGCCCTGGGACCCGGAGCGCCGGATCATCCTGATGCTGCACGGCCTGGCCAGCAGCCCCGAGGCCTGGGTGAACGTGGCCAACGAAATCCAAGGTGACGGGACCCTGCGCCGCAACTTCCAGATCTGGCAGGTCTATTACCCGACCAACGTACCGGTGGTGCTCAACCACGCCGCCATCCGCGGGCTGGTCGAAGACGCGCTGGACCACTTTGATCCCGGCCGCACTGCACCTGCTTCGCACGACATCGTGCTGGTGGGGCACAGCATGGGCGGGCTCATCTCGCGACTGCTGGTATCCCGTGCCGACGGCGAGCTGTGGGAATGGTTCCAGGCCGGGCGCGACCTGTCCCCGCAACAGGAGCGCCGCATCCGTGACCGGCTGGGGCCCATGCTGCGCTTCGAACCCTTCGAGGGCATTGGGCGGGCGGTCTTCATCGCCACCCCGCACCGGGGCACCGAGGTGGCCGGCAATACCCTGGGCCGCTGGGTTTCGCGCCTGATCCGGCTGCCGCTGACGCTGGTGGAGGAACTGGGCGAGGCCCTCACCGCGGTGGCCAGCGCCCACGCCGCCGACGGCAGCGGCGGCCGGCCGCCGACCAGCATCGACAACCTGGACCGCGACGATCCGTTCGTGCGCGCCGCCGCCGATCTGCCGATCGCGCCTGGGCTGCCCTACCACTCCATCATCGCCAGGCGGGATCCGGCGGTGCCGCTGGAGGAGTCCGATGACGGCCTGGTGCCCTACCGCAGCGCGCACCTTCCCGGCGCCGCCTCGGAAAAGGTCATCACCTCCGGGCACAGCGTGCAGGAGACCGCGCAGGCGATCATCGAACTGCGGCGGATCCTGCACCAGGACCTGTCGCAACATGCGGCGCGCAGGCCGGCCAGCCCCGGCGCACGGGGCGCCAGCGCCGATCCCGGCGCCTGA
- a CDS encoding DUF2231 domain-containing protein produces the protein MAHVVHASREVAVVRAPSMPIHPVHAVFLAGVIPLFAGALLSDLAYFRTYEIQWQNFASWLLAGGLVMAGVALVFAFAGLAPARRTPARVLYLVVLAVTWIIGFFNALHHARDAWASMPAGLVMSVIITLLAIAAAWIAFCPPRLGEPR, from the coding sequence ATGGCCCATGTTGTCCACGCGTCGAGGGAAGTCGCCGTCGTGCGCGCGCCGTCGATGCCGATCCACCCCGTCCACGCGGTGTTCCTCGCCGGCGTGATCCCGCTGTTCGCCGGCGCCCTGCTCAGCGACCTCGCCTACTTCCGCACCTATGAGATCCAGTGGCAGAACTTTGCCTCGTGGCTGCTCGCCGGCGGCCTGGTGATGGCCGGCGTGGCGCTGGTGTTCGCATTCGCCGGGCTTGCCCCGGCCCGGCGCACGCCGGCCCGGGTGCTGTACCTGGTGGTGCTGGCGGTCACGTGGATCATCGGATTCTTCAACGCCCTGCACCACGCCCGCGATGCCTGGGCCAGCATGCCCGCCGGCCTGGTGATGTCGGTGATCATCACCCTGCTGGCGATTGCCGCCGCATGGATCGCCTTCTGCCCGCCCCGCCTGGGAGAGCCGCGATGA
- a CDS encoding OmpA family protein, with the protein MSAALEDGDGSATPIWAAFGDLMAVLLGAFVLILVGVIGVQLHLEIQLQEEVAQREAEQQRRQTLEQALAAPLAAGRITLADGRIGISGSLLFALNSDRLQEEGEALLDTLAGPLADYLAGRDEILMVSGFTDDRQVHAGNRRFDDNWDLSAQRALTVTRALVDRGVPASSVFAAAFGDRHPVASNDEAEGRARNRRVEIAPVPRQSPVPADG; encoded by the coding sequence ATGAGCGCGGCGCTGGAGGACGGCGACGGCTCGGCCACGCCCATCTGGGCCGCGTTCGGCGACCTGATGGCGGTATTGCTGGGCGCCTTCGTGCTGATCCTGGTGGGGGTGATCGGCGTGCAGCTGCACCTTGAGATCCAGCTGCAGGAAGAGGTCGCCCAGCGCGAGGCCGAACAGCAGCGGCGGCAGACCCTGGAGCAGGCGCTGGCCGCGCCGCTGGCCGCCGGCCGCATCACCCTGGCCGATGGCCGCATCGGCATCAGCGGCAGCCTGCTGTTCGCGCTCAACTCCGACCGGCTCCAGGAGGAGGGCGAGGCCCTGCTCGACACCCTGGCCGGCCCGCTGGCCGACTACCTCGCCGGGCGCGACGAGATCCTGATGGTCAGCGGCTTCACCGACGACCGCCAGGTGCACGCCGGCAACCGCCGCTTCGACGACAACTGGGACCTGTCCGCGCAGCGCGCGCTCACCGTCACCCGCGCGCTGGTTGATCGCGGCGTGCCGGCCTCCTCGGTGTTCGCCGCGGCCTTCGGCGACCGCCACCCGGTAGCGTCCAACGATGAGGCCGAAGGCCGCGCCCGCAACCGGCGGGTGGAAATCGCCCCGGTCCCCCGCCAGTCCCCGGTGCCGGCCGATGGCTGA
- the queF gene encoding NADPH-dependent 7-cyano-7-deazaguanine reductase QueF (Catalyzes the NADPH-dependent reduction of 7-cyano-7-deazaguanine (preQ0) to 7-aminomethyl-7-deazaguanine (preQ1) in queuosine biosynthesis) codes for MHSPEDSALGRATVYPDRYDPGLLFPIARAQGRAPLGLDAGRPPFDGHDRWHAYELAWLNARGKPETATATLLVPARSPNLIESKSLKLYLNSLNAARFGSAAEVRARIAADLSAAAGAAVDVRFGLPGMAEAHAGESIDGLDVAIDHYGPPEPALLQGDPEQPVEETLCSDLLKSNCPVTGQPDWASVHITYRGPRIDREALLRYLVSFRDHAGFHEQCVEQVFCDLMARCAPQALSVEARYTRRGGLDINPWRATPGMAPPPARRDLRQ; via the coding sequence ATGCATTCCCCCGAAGATTCCGCGCTCGGCCGGGCCACCGTCTACCCGGACCGCTACGACCCCGGCCTGCTGTTCCCCATCGCCCGCGCCCAGGGCCGCGCGCCGCTGGGCCTGGATGCCGGCAGGCCGCCGTTCGACGGCCATGACCGCTGGCATGCCTATGAGCTGGCCTGGCTCAACGCCCGCGGCAAGCCTGAAACGGCCACGGCGACCCTGCTGGTGCCGGCACGCTCGCCGAACCTCATCGAGTCCAAGTCCCTCAAGCTTTACCTCAACTCGCTCAATGCAGCGCGCTTTGGAAGCGCCGCAGAGGTCCGCGCGCGGATTGCCGCGGACCTGTCAGCGGCCGCCGGCGCGGCCGTGGACGTCCGCTTCGGGCTGCCCGGGATGGCCGAAGCCCATGCGGGGGAATCCATCGACGGGCTGGATGTGGCCATCGACCATTACGGCCCGCCGGAACCCGCGCTGCTCCAGGGGGACCCGGAACAGCCGGTGGAGGAAACCCTGTGCTCGGACCTGCTCAAGTCCAACTGCCCGGTCACGGGCCAGCCGGACTGGGCGAGCGTGCACATCACCTATCGCGGCCCGCGCATCGACCGCGAGGCCCTGCTGCGCTACCTGGTGTCGTTCCGCGACCACGCGGGGTTCCACGAACAGTGCGTGGAGCAGGTGTTCTGCGACCTGATGGCACGCTGCGCGCCGCAGGCACTCTCGGTCGAAGCCCGCTACACCCGCCGCGGCGGGCTCGACATCAATCCTTGGCGGGCGACCCCGGGGATGGCGCCCCCGCCGGCGCGCCGCGACCTGCGCCAATGA
- a CDS encoding ATP-binding protein, producing the protein MSLRLRAVLIAGVALALLWTLAAAWMLHDVHSRVDRTLDQRLAMSARMVSGLMQRATLMPAGPDALLEPITVGGGQGIACQVRTQRGEIVAATSGAPLAALDVPAPGFADRHVDGEVWRTYTLRFGDHYITTADRIDERGTLARGILLAAGVPFVVALLGGLLALWIGISRGLAPLDALRRTLQARDAESTEPVDGAGAPAELRPLIDALNGLLERLAAALGQQRAFTDAAAHELRTPLTVVDTHLQVARMAAGPDAESLRSAGEGVRRLRHTLDQLMVLTRAEAAGGAGDACDSVLGAVGDVIARIPEPDRERIALEVSGADAASPIPHSMLVTALRNVLDNALRYGGQGPVELAVRFDRAGRRVAIEVADRGPGMSEAELANAGQRFWRGASSRDGGDGAGLGLSIVSAIAGRYDGTVELNAREGGGLRVRLELPAG; encoded by the coding sequence ATGAGCCTGCGCCTGCGCGCCGTGCTGATCGCCGGGGTGGCTCTGGCGCTGCTCTGGACCCTGGCCGCGGCCTGGATGCTGCACGACGTGCACAGCCGCGTGGACCGGACCCTTGACCAGCGCCTGGCCATGTCCGCGCGCATGGTGTCCGGGCTGATGCAGCGCGCAACGCTGATGCCCGCAGGTCCCGACGCGTTGCTGGAGCCGATCACGGTGGGCGGGGGCCAGGGCATCGCCTGCCAGGTCCGCACCCAGCGCGGGGAGATCGTGGCCGCCACCAGCGGGGCGCCCCTGGCGGCGCTGGACGTGCCGGCGCCGGGCTTTGCCGACCGCCATGTGGACGGCGAGGTGTGGCGCACCTACACGCTGCGCTTTGGCGACCACTACATCACCACCGCCGACCGCATCGACGAGCGCGGCACCCTGGCGCGCGGCATCCTGCTGGCCGCAGGCGTGCCCTTCGTGGTGGCGCTGCTGGGCGGCCTGCTGGCGCTGTGGATCGGGATCTCGCGCGGGCTGGCGCCGCTGGACGCGCTGCGCCGCACCCTGCAGGCGCGCGATGCCGAATCGACCGAGCCGGTGGACGGCGCTGGCGCCCCGGCCGAGCTGCGGCCGCTGATCGACGCGCTCAACGGACTGCTCGAGCGGCTGGCCGCGGCGCTGGGCCAGCAGCGGGCGTTCACCGATGCCGCCGCCCACGAGCTGCGCACGCCGCTGACGGTGGTGGACACCCACCTGCAGGTGGCGCGGATGGCGGCCGGGCCGGACGCCGAATCGCTGCGCAGCGCGGGGGAAGGGGTGCGCCGCCTGCGCCACACGCTGGACCAGCTCATGGTCCTCACCCGGGCGGAGGCGGCCGGTGGGGCCGGAGACGCCTGTGATTCGGTGCTCGGCGCGGTGGGGGACGTGATCGCCCGCATCCCCGAACCGGACAGGGAAAGGATCGCGCTGGAAGTGTCGGGCGCCGATGCGGCCAGCCCCATCCCGCACTCGATGCTCGTCACCGCGCTGCGCAACGTGCTCGACAATGCGCTGCGCTACGGCGGCCAGGGGCCGGTGGAGCTGGCGGTGCGCTTTGACCGCGCGGGCCGGCGCGTTGCGATCGAAGTGGCCGACCGCGGACCCGGCATGAGCGAAGCGGAACTGGCCAATGCCGGCCAGCGCTTCTGGCGGGGCGCGAGCAGCCGCGATGGGGGTGATGGCGCGGGCCTGGGGCTGTCGATCGTCAGCGCCATCGCGGGCAGGTACGACGGCACCGTGGAACTGAATGCCCGGGAGGGCGGCGGCCTGCGGGTGCGCCTGGAACTGCCCGCAGGCTGA
- a CDS encoding sorbosone dehydrogenase family protein has translation MNARHLTPLAAAMALALAACGASPDPIERQFGANPDLPEPSRGVLPNMTIAEPAEWGDRLPVVPEGFEVRAIATGLGIPRQTLVLPNGDILVAEGRGGNAPSLKPKDVIAGVIKAKGTTSVPSGDRLTLLRDADGDGDYELQTVFADNLDAPYGLALVDDTLYVANQDAVVTFDYRPGMTQAAGPPEELTRLPSQINHHWTKAMTASADGRFLYVGIGSNSNITERGMVAEQDRAVIWEIDADTGMHREYAGGLRNPTALAIQPGTGQLWAVVNERDEIGPDLVPDYLTSVQEGGFYGWPWAYWGQNVDDRVRPENPEKVAETIVPDYALGSHVAALGLDFSSPVMGPEFADGVFIGQHGSWNRADPVGYNVIFVPFSNGQPAGDPIEFAGGFREDDGPTYGRPVGVTVDPAGALIVADDLSNTIWRISRIGGPAVESPPDARLIPEPPDADPDPSDQDQAGEDND, from the coding sequence ATGAATGCCCGCCATCTCACGCCGCTGGCCGCCGCCATGGCCCTTGCGCTGGCCGCCTGCGGCGCCTCGCCCGACCCCATCGAGCGCCAGTTCGGCGCCAACCCGGACCTGCCCGAGCCGAGCCGCGGCGTGCTTCCCAACATGACGATCGCCGAGCCCGCCGAGTGGGGCGACCGCCTGCCCGTGGTGCCGGAGGGTTTCGAGGTGCGCGCCATTGCCACCGGCCTGGGCATCCCGCGCCAGACGCTGGTGCTCCCCAACGGCGACATCCTCGTGGCCGAGGGCCGGGGTGGCAACGCGCCCAGCCTCAAGCCCAAGGACGTGATCGCCGGGGTGATCAAGGCCAAGGGCACCACCTCGGTGCCCAGCGGGGACCGGCTGACCCTGCTGCGCGACGCCGATGGCGACGGCGACTACGAGCTGCAGACCGTGTTTGCCGACAACCTGGATGCGCCCTACGGCCTGGCCCTGGTGGACGACACCCTCTATGTGGCGAACCAGGATGCGGTGGTGACGTTCGATTACCGCCCGGGCATGACCCAGGCCGCCGGTCCGCCGGAGGAGCTGACCAGGCTGCCGTCGCAGATCAACCACCACTGGACCAAGGCCATGACCGCGAGCGCGGACGGCCGGTTCCTGTACGTGGGCATCGGCTCGAACAGCAACATCACCGAGCGCGGCATGGTGGCCGAGCAGGACCGGGCGGTGATCTGGGAGATCGATGCCGACACCGGCATGCACCGCGAATACGCGGGCGGCCTGCGCAACCCCACCGCGCTGGCCATCCAGCCCGGCACCGGCCAGCTGTGGGCGGTGGTGAACGAGCGCGACGAGATCGGCCCGGACCTCGTGCCCGACTACCTCACCTCGGTGCAGGAGGGTGGCTTCTACGGCTGGCCGTGGGCTTACTGGGGCCAGAACGTGGATGACCGCGTGCGCCCCGAAAACCCGGAAAAGGTCGCCGAAACCATCGTCCCCGACTATGCGCTCGGCTCGCACGTGGCCGCGCTGGGCCTGGACTTCTCCAGCCCGGTGATGGGGCCGGAGTTCGCCGACGGCGTCTTCATCGGCCAGCACGGCAGCTGGAACCGCGCCGACCCGGTGGGCTACAACGTCATCTTCGTGCCCTTCAGCAACGGCCAGCCCGCCGGCGACCCGATTGAATTCGCGGGCGGATTCCGCGAGGACGACGGCCCCACCTATGGCCGGCCCGTGGGCGTGACCGTGGACCCCGCCGGCGCGCTGATCGTGGCCGATGACCTGTCCAACACCATCTGGCGGATCTCGCGGATCGGAGGCCCGGCGGTTGAATCACCCCCCGACGCCCGCCTGATCCCCGAGCCGCCCGACGCCGATCCCGACCCGTCCGACCAGGACCAGGCCGGCGAGGACAACGACTGA
- a CDS encoding mechanosensitive ion channel family protein, producing the protein MKHYLPTWTHQWLGVALPILQIILVMVVAWGLRRFAGKLITRLSDRWDLPPEVRVGARRLSTFLIYSAALLIILGRLGVSGTVLWTAFTGFAAVAAVAFFAAWSVLSNIFCAVLLLITRPFRLYDHIELLDGSESRGLGGQVVDMNLVSVILRETREDGTRANLRVPNNLFFQRVVRRWAEAPPPRPEPDPDAPARRKRSRPAAGGGGGSMF; encoded by the coding sequence ATGAAGCACTACCTGCCCACCTGGACCCACCAATGGCTGGGAGTGGCGCTGCCCATCCTGCAGATCATCCTGGTGATGGTGGTCGCCTGGGGCCTGCGCAGGTTTGCCGGCAAGCTGATCACGCGCCTGTCGGACCGCTGGGACCTGCCGCCGGAGGTCCGGGTCGGGGCCCGCCGGCTGAGCACGTTCCTGATCTATTCGGCCGCGCTGCTGATCATCCTGGGGCGCCTTGGCGTCTCGGGCACCGTACTGTGGACCGCGTTCACCGGCTTTGCGGCGGTGGCGGCGGTGGCGTTTTTCGCCGCGTGGAGCGTGCTGTCCAATATCTTCTGCGCCGTGCTGCTGCTGATCACCCGGCCGTTCCGGCTGTATGACCACATCGAGCTGCTGGACGGCAGCGAATCCCGCGGCCTGGGCGGGCAGGTGGTGGACATGAACCTGGTCAGCGTGATCCTGCGCGAGACCCGCGAAGACGGCACCCGGGCCAACCTGCGGGTGCCCAACAACCTGTTCTTCCAGCGCGTGGTGCGGCGCTGGGCCGAGGCACCGCCGCCGCGGCCCGAGCCGGATCCCGACGCTCCCGCGCGCAGGAAGCGCAGCCGCCCTGCGGCCGGCGGAGGCGGCGGCAGCATGTTCTGA
- a CDS encoding amino acid permease: protein MNEAADGNTLSRGLKNRHIQLIALGGAIGTGLFLGTSTAIGLAGPSVLLGYAVAGLIAFLIMRQLGEMVVEEPVAGSFSHFAFRYWSEFAGFLSGWNYWALYVLVSMAELTAIGIYVQYWWPEIPVWASALAFFVLVNGINLLHVRLFGEMEFWLSIVKVVAIMAMIGFGAWLLASGTGGEQAAVSNLWALGGFFPNGISGLLLAMAVIMFSFGGLELVGITAAEADDPGKTIPKATNQIIYRILIFYIGALAVLMSLYPWNLMEEGSSPFVMIFHSLDATVVATVLNVVVLTAALSVYNSCVYCNSRMLYGLALQGNAPRALTRVNKRGVPSAALGVSAAATAAVVLVNYLMPEGAFGMLMLLVVAALVINWAMISITHLMFRRRMAAQGRSPAFPSPGAPVTNWLCLVFLAGILVVMWLTPGIRTALLLMPAWLAVLSVMYWLRKRQGASAAATPQPGA from the coding sequence ATGAACGAGGCAGCAGACGGCAACACCCTTTCGCGCGGGCTGAAGAACCGCCACATCCAGCTCATCGCCCTGGGCGGGGCCATCGGGACCGGCCTGTTCCTTGGCACTTCCACCGCAATCGGTCTGGCGGGACCCTCGGTGCTGCTGGGTTACGCGGTGGCCGGGCTCATTGCGTTCCTGATCATGCGCCAGCTGGGCGAGATGGTGGTCGAGGAGCCGGTGGCCGGCTCGTTCAGCCACTTCGCGTTCCGCTACTGGAGCGAGTTCGCGGGCTTCCTGTCGGGCTGGAACTACTGGGCGCTGTACGTGCTGGTGAGCATGGCCGAGCTCACCGCGATCGGCATCTACGTGCAGTACTGGTGGCCGGAGATCCCGGTGTGGGCCTCGGCGCTGGCGTTCTTCGTGCTGGTCAACGGCATCAACCTGCTGCACGTGCGCCTGTTCGGGGAAATGGAATTCTGGCTGTCGATCGTGAAGGTGGTGGCGATCATGGCCATGATCGGCTTCGGCGCCTGGCTGCTGGCGTCCGGCACCGGCGGCGAGCAGGCCGCGGTGAGCAACCTGTGGGCGCTGGGCGGCTTCTTCCCCAACGGCATCAGCGGGCTGCTGCTGGCGATGGCGGTGATCATGTTTTCCTTCGGCGGCCTGGAGCTGGTGGGCATCACCGCCGCCGAGGCCGACGACCCGGGCAAGACCATCCCCAAGGCCACCAACCAGATCATCTACCGCATCCTGATCTTCTACATCGGCGCGCTGGCGGTGCTGATGTCGCTGTATCCGTGGAACCTGATGGAAGAGGGCAGCAGCCCGTTCGTGATGATCTTCCACTCGCTCGATGCCACCGTGGTGGCCACCGTGCTCAACGTGGTGGTGCTGACCGCGGCGCTGTCGGTCTACAACAGCTGCGTGTACTGCAACAGCCGCATGCTCTACGGCCTGGCGCTGCAGGGCAATGCGCCCAGGGCGCTGACCCGGGTGAACAAGCGCGGCGTGCCCTCGGCGGCGCTGGGCGTGTCGGCCGCGGCGACCGCGGCGGTGGTGCTGGTGAACTACCTGATGCCCGAGGGCGCCTTCGGCATGCTGATGCTGCTGGTGGTGGCGGCGCTGGTGATCAACTGGGCGATGATCAGCATCACCCACCTGATGTTCCGCCGCCGCATGGCGGCCCAGGGCCGCAGTCCCGCCTTCCCCAGCCCCGGCGCGCCGGTGACCAACTGGCTGTGCCTGGTGTTCCTGGCCGGGATCCTGGTGGTGATGTGGCTCACCCCGGGCATCCGCACCGCGCTGCTGCTCATGCCGGCCTGGCTGGCCGTGCTGAGCGTGATGTACTGGCTGCGCAAGCGCCAGGGAGCGTCGGCGGCCGCCACCCCGCAGCCGGGCGCGTGA